One genomic segment of Acinetobacter sp. C26M includes these proteins:
- a CDS encoding serine/threonine-protein kinase, translated as MSFTTWTSNPKIQLNDLNLVIKAQSYAFGRRVYTFQVDQQLYWLKFHATNDQPVLAQAFQRELAFYQHCQQSEQQFLLPFQMIPLRHFVNELDQDGIGLITVDAHDFFADAPIFENIEQIKQKIFLALDALDALHQVGWVHGDLKAEHFRFYENSCRLIDFEQSFQMGHPIHTLDATPHYMAPELFQGVGKSIQSDLYALGIIVYEWLTQSRLKASTYHDWAVLHCQQLHIQLPNGFEGFYPLLNGLQQKHIKQRFNSVLEAKDCLKRLETL; from the coding sequence ATGAGTTTTACTACGTGGACCTCTAATCCAAAGATTCAACTTAACGATCTAAACTTAGTGATCAAAGCGCAAAGTTATGCCTTTGGGCGACGTGTCTATACCTTCCAAGTTGATCAACAACTGTATTGGCTGAAATTTCATGCGACCAATGATCAGCCTGTTTTGGCACAGGCTTTCCAAAGAGAGTTAGCTTTTTATCAGCACTGTCAGCAATCAGAACAACAGTTTTTATTACCATTCCAAATGATTCCATTACGTCATTTTGTAAATGAATTAGATCAGGATGGAATAGGGCTGATCACAGTTGATGCGCATGATTTTTTTGCTGATGCTCCTATTTTTGAGAATATTGAACAAATCAAACAAAAGATATTTTTGGCCTTAGATGCGCTGGATGCATTACATCAAGTCGGGTGGGTACATGGCGATTTGAAAGCAGAACATTTTCGTTTCTATGAAAACTCATGTCGGCTGATTGATTTTGAGCAATCTTTTCAGATGGGGCATCCGATTCACACTCTAGATGCAACACCACATTATATGGCGCCAGAGCTTTTTCAGGGGGTTGGGAAAAGTATTCAAAGTGATTTGTATGCCTTGGGGATTATTGTGTATGAATGGCTGACTCAATCTCGATTAAAGGCGAGTACTTATCACGATTGGGCAGTATTGCATTGCCAGCAACTACACATTCAACTTCCAAATGGCTTTGAAGGTTTTTATCCTTTACTTAACGGCCTCCAGCAAAAGCATATTAAACAACGCTTTAATTCAGTTTTAGAGGCAAAAGATTGCCTAAAACGACTAGAAACGTTGTAA
- a CDS encoding DUF3336 domain-containing protein, protein MFNRVQEKKNTYQTHRVDVLQERLRHASSYTEWKEIALKLDEESGHEAWKYDNESPYYDAEILSKRYNLLKKYRMQHRTLDLIYVLREGLSYDFANIGHPMLFAQTYIGTKKIIENYVEEMSDCLRYLASSECITFQLKEKIQFFEECQKAYGQPAVMFSGGATLGLFHTGVCKALIEQDLMPQVLSGSSAGAIMTGMLGVSTPDKVPELLQGEHFFSDAFKFRKVTELLKVNGGIADVMYLKQFLMQNLGDVTFAEAYQQSKRHINIVIAPYNTAQNPRIMNALTAPNVLVWSAVLASCAVPVLFPPVHLTSKRYDGQHTPYLANTKWVDGSMRSDFPQEKMARLYNINYTIASQVNPHIVPFMQSDTERFRRDVLSWPERIVRRQGKAIAMEVMDLTRSHMGGFFPIRRVLDHGYGILGQRYYGDVNIIAKYGLRHYSYMLKNPRPKLFKILQQEGERATWPKIASIEIHARIGKTIEHCLISLRKQEEKQQNEFYYVDL, encoded by the coding sequence ATGTTCAATAGAGTTCAAGAGAAAAAGAATACATATCAGACACATAGAGTTGATGTGTTGCAAGAACGCTTAAGACATGCCAGTTCTTATACCGAATGGAAAGAAATTGCACTTAAACTGGATGAAGAATCAGGTCATGAAGCATGGAAATATGACAATGAATCGCCTTATTATGATGCGGAAATTTTATCTAAACGCTATAACTTATTAAAAAAATATCGTATGCAACATCGGACCCTCGATTTGATTTATGTATTACGAGAAGGGCTGTCTTATGACTTTGCCAATATTGGGCATCCGATGTTATTTGCACAGACCTATATAGGCACTAAAAAAATCATTGAAAACTATGTTGAGGAAATGAGTGATTGCTTACGTTACTTGGCTTCGAGTGAATGTATTACCTTTCAACTAAAAGAAAAAATCCAGTTTTTTGAAGAATGTCAAAAGGCCTATGGTCAACCTGCGGTGATGTTTTCTGGAGGCGCAACGCTAGGTTTATTTCATACAGGGGTGTGTAAAGCATTAATCGAACAAGATCTCATGCCGCAGGTTTTATCAGGCTCGAGTGCAGGGGCAATCATGACGGGAATGTTAGGTGTTTCTACACCAGATAAAGTTCCTGAATTGTTGCAAGGAGAACATTTTTTTAGTGATGCATTTAAATTTAGGAAAGTTACTGAGCTATTGAAGGTGAATGGTGGTATTGCCGATGTGATGTATTTGAAACAATTCCTGATGCAGAACTTGGGCGATGTCACTTTTGCAGAAGCTTACCAGCAATCCAAACGTCATATTAATATCGTGATTGCACCATATAACACAGCGCAAAATCCGCGTATTATGAATGCACTGACTGCACCGAATGTATTGGTGTGGAGTGCAGTCTTGGCTTCTTGTGCGGTGCCTGTGTTATTTCCACCTGTGCATCTGACCAGTAAGCGTTATGATGGGCAACATACGCCATATCTCGCCAATACCAAATGGGTGGATGGTAGTATGCGCAGTGATTTTCCGCAGGAAAAGATGGCTCGGCTCTATAATATTAATTACACCATTGCCAGTCAGGTCAATCCGCATATCGTGCCGTTTATGCAAAGTGATACCGAACGTTTCCGCAGAGATGTACTCAGTTGGCCTGAACGGATTGTGCGTCGTCAAGGTAAAGCCATTGCAATGGAAGTCATGGATTTAACACGCAGCCATATGGGGGGCTTCTTTCCGATTCGTCGGGTATTGGATCATGGTTATGGCATTTTGGGGCAACGGTATTATGGCGACGTCAATATTATTGCCAAATATGGACTCAGACATTATAGCTATATGCTGAAAAACCCACGGCCAAAATTGTTTAAAATCTTGCAGCAAGAAGGTGAGCGTGCCACATGGCCGAAAATTGCTTCTATTGAAATACATGCACGAATTGGAAAAACCATTGAGCATTGTCTAATATCGTTGCGGAAGCAGGAAGAAAAGCAGCAGAATGAGTTTTACTACGTGGACCTCTAA
- a CDS encoding ATP-binding protein: protein MAILDLPESILQSLSSVLTQLQQVLPAPKQPTDFSAIAFRWENQQLVAIQQPKKMHLEDLKGIERQKDKIIQNTLQFLNGLPANDVLLTGSRGTGKSSIVRALLTEYSTQGLRLIEIERDDLSDLPKIQKLIEHRPEKFIVYCDDLAFNAEDENYRSLKSVLDGSLQSGSSNFIIYATSNRRHLLPEFMHENTPVRKVDVPQYTELHPQEAIEEKISLSDRFGMWLSFYPMDQQLYLQIVEHYIVKAGLDYNDLVRGESLKWCQARGQRSGRAAYQFSKHWIGSQNLEKLSNKASA, encoded by the coding sequence ATGGCTATCCTTGATTTACCCGAATCTATTCTTCAATCGCTATCGAGTGTTTTAACACAGCTTCAGCAAGTTCTCCCTGCACCAAAGCAACCCACTGACTTTTCAGCAATCGCATTCCGTTGGGAAAATCAGCAACTGGTCGCCATACAACAACCTAAAAAAATGCATTTGGAAGATTTAAAAGGCATTGAGCGCCAAAAAGACAAGATCATCCAAAACACCTTACAGTTCCTGAATGGCCTGCCTGCCAATGATGTTTTACTGACAGGTTCTCGTGGTACTGGAAAATCATCGATTGTACGTGCGCTCCTCACCGAGTATTCCACTCAAGGCTTACGTTTGATTGAAATTGAGCGTGATGATTTATCTGATTTACCCAAAATTCAAAAGCTGATTGAACATCGTCCTGAAAAATTCATCGTTTATTGTGATGATCTGGCCTTCAATGCCGAAGATGAAAATTATCGTAGTCTAAAAAGCGTTTTAGATGGTTCACTACAATCTGGCTCAAGCAATTTTATTATCTATGCAACCAGTAACCGTCGTCATTTACTGCCTGAGTTTATGCACGAAAACACACCAGTACGTAAGGTTGATGTACCGCAATACACCGAATTACATCCACAAGAAGCGATTGAAGAAAAAATTTCGCTCTCGGATCGATTTGGAATGTGGCTCTCCTTCTATCCCATGGATCAGCAGTTGTATTTACAAATTGTAGAGCACTACATTGTGAAAGCAGGCCTGGACTATAACGATCTGGTTCGTGGTGAAAGTCTGAAGTGGTGTCAAGCACGTGGTCAGCGTTCTGGACGCGCAGCCTATCAGTTCTCAAAGCACTGGATTGGCTCTCAAAATCTAGAAAAATTGTCGAACAAAGCCTCTGCATAA
- a CDS encoding DUF6670 family protein, whose amino-acid sequence MMKQLPPTSLTSKILGKSLLLAQGTLDKAVKYSTTPFSEPDIIRPRTDGNFYTWTHYGIFFPLLPEPHRYLNIMILLGTPGALAFDHDDITLGDPRKTATFFSSTAALDEHLLKAYIIPEQTNIQDNGTTIELGEEVSIQGTLPNIHLKGAYHGLSFEFDLDVTDKISWFIKTPIYDHFSLLANFKGQLEYQGKVTPAEGLCTYEYARATGAHGVVKKLLPEPYKLPLDFFTYQIINLTDTTQLLLTKADILGQPAAYTLHVRHTDKPAEVYTNVEFKVIAHQVDDYVSPSGKKMRLPQLFSWSVKDDADQKILDITAEIDSPFRYGHGIGYASAYTFTGEYLNAPVQGRGYIEYVDVEDQSAFKQ is encoded by the coding sequence ATGATGAAACAATTGCCACCGACATCCCTGACCAGCAAAATTTTGGGTAAAAGCCTGTTATTGGCACAAGGTACGCTTGATAAAGCCGTAAAATATTCAACAACACCATTTTCAGAACCAGACATCATTCGCCCACGCACTGATGGGAATTTTTATACCTGGACACATTATGGAATCTTCTTTCCTCTGCTGCCTGAGCCTCATCGTTATTTAAATATTATGATCTTACTGGGTACACCAGGGGCGCTTGCGTTTGACCATGATGATATTACCTTAGGTGACCCAAGAAAGACTGCAACGTTTTTCTCTAGTACTGCGGCGCTAGATGAACATCTACTCAAAGCCTATATCATTCCAGAACAGACCAATATTCAAGACAATGGAACAACCATTGAGCTCGGTGAAGAAGTTTCTATCCAAGGAACTCTACCAAATATTCATCTCAAAGGTGCCTACCATGGGCTCAGCTTTGAATTTGATTTAGATGTCACCGATAAAATCTCATGGTTTATTAAAACCCCGATTTATGATCATTTTAGTTTATTGGCAAACTTCAAAGGTCAGCTTGAATATCAAGGGAAAGTCACGCCTGCCGAAGGCTTATGTACCTATGAATATGCCCGCGCTACAGGTGCACATGGCGTGGTGAAAAAGCTGTTACCTGAACCGTATAAATTACCACTCGATTTCTTTACCTATCAAATTATCAACTTAACCGATACCACCCAATTATTACTCACAAAAGCTGATATTTTGGGTCAACCAGCAGCCTATACCTTGCATGTTCGACATACCGATAAGCCTGCTGAAGTCTATACCAATGTCGAATTCAAGGTGATTGCACATCAAGTTGATGATTATGTTTCACCAAGTGGTAAGAAAATGCGCTTACCGCAATTGTTCTCTTGGTCTGTCAAAGACGATGCTGATCAGAAAATTTTAGATATCACTGCAGAAATTGATAGTCCTTTCCGTTATGGTCATGGCATTGGCTATGCCAGTGCTTATACCTTCACAGGTGAATATTTAAATGCCCCTGTTCAAGGTCGAGGTTATATCGAATATGTGGATGTAGAAGATCAAAGCGCATTTAAACAGTAA
- a CDS encoding TetR/AcrR family transcriptional regulator encodes MSKSADKILHTAEKLFYENSFVGVGVDLIRDESGCSKTTMYTYFKNKNQLVKSVLEARDEKFRQRLLDYVAEATGREALNRLIDWHLLWFQEDNFKGCLFVRAVAESHLGDQDIISVSKEHKVWIRNLITEYLQSYSKAEMLVEVTYTLIEGLISRFLVEGYDAKVAAEIKYSVNQMIDVFDPAAL; translated from the coding sequence ATGTCAAAGTCTGCTGATAAAATTTTGCATACCGCAGAAAAATTATTTTATGAAAATAGTTTTGTTGGGGTCGGGGTTGACCTTATTCGAGATGAATCTGGCTGTTCAAAAACTACGATGTACACCTATTTCAAAAATAAAAATCAATTGGTGAAGTCGGTCTTGGAAGCACGGGATGAAAAGTTTAGGCAGCGTTTATTGGATTATGTGGCGGAGGCAACAGGGCGAGAGGCATTGAACAGGTTGATCGATTGGCACTTATTATGGTTTCAAGAAGATAACTTTAAAGGATGTTTATTCGTCAGAGCTGTGGCTGAGTCGCATTTGGGTGATCAAGACATCATCTCCGTATCTAAAGAACATAAAGTTTGGATTAGAAACTTGATCACAGAATATTTGCAATCTTATTCAAAGGCAGAGATGTTGGTTGAAGTGACTTATACGCTAATTGAAGGACTCATTAGCCGTTTTTTGGTCGAAGGTTATGATGCAAAAGTGGCAGCGGAGATTAAATATTCAGTCAATCAAATGATTGATGTATTTGATCCAGCAGCACTTTAA
- a CDS encoding HPP family protein, translated as MLSLFNGREHLAPLPQSIDIIRSLIGGTLSILILILLSKFTHNLFIMAPFGATCVILYAVSQSPLAQPRNVILGHFVSAFIGLLFLKVFGTSALSIALSVGCAIAAMQLLRCVHPPAGANPLVILLTANTIQYHWSFLFFPVLLGSIALVLVAWLVNNLKSEKKWPVYGLAFIHSKKNIE; from the coding sequence ATGTTATCTTTATTCAACGGTAGAGAACATCTTGCTCCCTTACCTCAATCCATTGATATTATAAGAAGTTTAATTGGTGGCACATTAAGCATATTGATCTTAATCCTGCTTAGTAAATTCACCCACAATCTATTTATCATGGCGCCTTTTGGTGCAACCTGTGTCATCTTGTACGCCGTATCACAATCACCTTTGGCTCAACCTCGTAATGTAATTTTGGGACATTTTGTCTCGGCTTTTATTGGCTTACTGTTTCTTAAAGTTTTTGGTACGTCTGCTTTGAGCATTGCGCTTTCTGTCGGTTGTGCCATCGCAGCCATGCAACTTTTACGTTGTGTTCATCCCCCCGCTGGGGCAAATCCATTAGTAATTTTGCTAACAGCCAATACCATTCAATACCACTGGAGTTTCTTATTTTTCCCCGTGCTATTAGGTTCAATTGCTTTGGTGCTGGTCGCATGGCTGGTCAATAACCTTAAATCAGAAAAGAAATGGCCTGTGTATGGATTGGCTTTTATCCACAGTAAGAAAAATATCGAATAA
- a CDS encoding TetR/AcrR family transcriptional regulator, translating to MSSKSAKQKILDAASTLFYNDGISNTGINSITEKANVAKMSLYNNFATKSDLITCYIEARHQEWLDLYEKRKVQIQTPIDGILAVFDAYQDHAEFAYEKGFRGCGLLNAAAEFPAHSPERLAVKQHKDEIETILANHLQQLSINPQRVKELALMLSFILEGSIARAGLESSSDKVFAAKQMVQNLLEQEVSK from the coding sequence ATGAGCTCGAAATCAGCAAAACAAAAAATCTTGGATGCAGCTTCGACATTGTTTTATAACGATGGTATTAGCAATACAGGCATCAATAGCATTACAGAGAAAGCCAATGTGGCAAAAATGTCGCTGTACAATAACTTTGCCACCAAATCAGATCTAATCACCTGCTATATCGAAGCACGCCATCAAGAATGGCTGGATTTATACGAAAAGAGAAAAGTTCAAATCCAAACCCCAATCGATGGTATTTTGGCGGTTTTTGATGCTTATCAAGATCATGCCGAATTTGCTTATGAAAAAGGTTTTCGTGGTTGTGGCCTACTCAATGCAGCCGCAGAATTCCCTGCACATAGCCCTGAACGCTTGGCGGTTAAACAGCATAAAGATGAAATTGAAACGATTTTAGCGAATCATCTACAGCAACTTAGCATCAACCCTCAACGAGTTAAAGAACTGGCGCTGATGCTTTCATTTATCTTGGAAGGCTCGATTGCCCGTGCAGGTTTAGAAAGTTCAAGCGATAAAGTATTTGCTGCAAAACAAATGGTTCAAAACCTATTGGAACAAGAGGTTTCGAAGTGA
- a CDS encoding EamA family transporter, with protein MSTTSSSLSAHSGFIAVLVASILWGTTGTAASYAPNLSPLAIGAIAMGGGGLLQALLAHKNIRSHLPQIRSYYSLLLIGMVSVAIYPLAFYSSMRMAGITIGTVVSIGSAPLFTALLEKFFDKKALSGKWFISFVFGVAGVLLLSIGESHSQASARTIATDQKTIGIILGLIAALTYSLYSWAAKKMIDRGVDSKASMGLIFGFGALILLPTLFFTGSNLFDEPVNLYVVGYMMLIPMFLGYLLFGYALKTISASTATTLTLFEPLVAALFAVLLVGEQLAPIGWVGMVLIFVCLAVLSKTDKAN; from the coding sequence GTGAGTACCACCTCTTCTAGCCTCAGTGCTCATTCTGGTTTTATTGCTGTTTTAGTTGCCTCTATTTTATGGGGTACTACAGGCACAGCCGCCTCTTATGCCCCAAATCTAAGTCCTTTAGCGATTGGTGCAATCGCAATGGGTGGCGGTGGCTTATTACAAGCCCTCTTGGCGCATAAAAATATCCGTAGTCATTTACCACAAATTCGCTCTTACTACTCATTACTGTTGATTGGCATGGTCTCTGTTGCGATTTATCCATTGGCTTTCTATTCGTCAATGCGTATGGCGGGGATCACCATTGGTACGGTCGTCTCAATTGGCTCAGCCCCTTTATTTACTGCACTACTGGAAAAGTTCTTTGATAAAAAAGCACTCTCTGGAAAATGGTTTATCAGTTTTGTCTTTGGTGTCGCTGGTGTCTTATTGTTATCGATTGGCGAATCACATTCCCAAGCATCTGCACGCACTATTGCGACAGATCAAAAAACTATTGGCATTATTCTCGGGCTGATCGCAGCACTCACTTATTCTTTATATTCTTGGGCTGCTAAGAAAATGATTGATCGTGGGGTAGACTCAAAGGCTTCAATGGGATTAATTTTTGGCTTCGGTGCTTTAATCTTATTACCAACATTATTTTTTACTGGCTCAAATCTTTTTGATGAGCCTGTGAATTTGTATGTTGTCGGTTATATGATGCTAATCCCAATGTTTCTCGGTTATCTGTTATTTGGCTATGCCTTAAAGACCATTTCAGCTAGTACCGCGACCACGCTAACGTTATTTGAACCTTTGGTTGCAGCTTTGTTTGCCGTTTTGCTGGTTGGCGAGCAATTAGCACCCATTGGTTGGGTTGGTATGGTGCTGATTTTTGTTTGTCTAGCTGTACTCTCTAAAACCGATAAAGCAAATTAA
- a CDS encoding tRNA(His) guanylyltransferase Thg1 family protein, with translation MRFEDLDTRLRKYETAYDFCIPPENYIVVRLDGRGFTRLTKEIWQFEAPFDVHFRDLMVETTTHLLQCGFNIVYGYTQSDEISLLFHYRDESFNRKERKILSILAGEASAKFSVMHGQIATFDARVCVLPNSQLVDDYFRWRQEDAHRNALNAHCYWMLRKLGHAVGEATEQVKGLNRQEKHDLLFSQQINFNELPAWQKRGTGVYWKDVEKTGLNPKTGEITQTTRRQLVADFDLPLNEFYSEFIGQNFFENIFMN, from the coding sequence ATGAGATTTGAAGATTTAGATACAAGATTAAGAAAATATGAGACGGCTTACGATTTCTGTATTCCGCCTGAAAATTATATTGTCGTAAGGTTGGATGGTCGTGGGTTTACACGGTTAACCAAAGAAATCTGGCAATTCGAAGCGCCATTTGATGTACATTTTAGAGATTTAATGGTAGAAACCACAACCCATTTATTACAGTGTGGCTTTAATATCGTCTATGGTTATACCCAAAGCGATGAAATTTCTCTTTTATTCCATTACCGCGATGAAAGTTTCAACCGTAAGGAACGTAAAATTCTTTCTATTTTAGCAGGTGAAGCCAGTGCAAAATTCTCTGTTATGCATGGTCAAATTGCTACTTTTGATGCTCGAGTTTGTGTTTTACCCAATTCGCAATTAGTAGATGACTACTTCCGTTGGAGACAAGAGGATGCGCATCGAAATGCATTAAATGCACACTGCTATTGGATGTTAAGAAAATTGGGGCATGCAGTAGGTGAAGCAACGGAACAAGTGAAAGGATTAAATCGTCAAGAAAAGCATGATTTACTCTTTTCACAGCAGATTAATTTTAATGAACTTCCTGCATGGCAAAAACGTGGTACAGGTGTTTATTGGAAAGACGTTGAAAAAACAGGTCTGAATCCGAAAACTGGTGAAATTACACAAACGACAAGAAGGCAGTTAGTTGCTGATTTTGATTTGCCTTTAAATGAATTCTATAGTGAATTTATAGGTCAAAATTTTTTTGAAAATATTTTTATGAACTAA
- a CDS encoding AAA family ATPase, with product MELIIFVGGQASGKSTFFKQYFSDTHIRLNLDMLKTRHREKILFQACLDAKQKVVVDNTNPSKLDRKIYVQDAKNAHFKVIAYYFDSGLDDALLRNEQREGKAKIPRVGVISTFKKLEIPELNEGFDEVYRVSIDQENDFNVSLLYQREQ from the coding sequence ATGGAGCTGATCATTTTTGTAGGTGGGCAAGCTTCAGGTAAATCAACATTCTTTAAGCAATATTTCTCTGATACGCATATTCGTCTCAATCTTGATATGTTGAAAACCAGACATCGTGAGAAAATATTGTTTCAGGCTTGTTTGGACGCAAAACAGAAGGTTGTTGTTGATAATACCAATCCGAGTAAACTAGATCGAAAGATATATGTTCAAGACGCAAAAAATGCTCACTTTAAGGTGATCGCTTACTATTTTGATAGTGGTCTGGATGATGCTCTTTTGCGGAATGAACAACGAGAAGGTAAGGCGAAAATTCCTAGAGTTGGTGTGATTTCTACGTTTAAAAAGTTAGAAATCCCTGAGCTTAATGAAGGCTTTGATGAAGTTTACCGCGTTTCAATTGATCAAGAAAATGATTTTAATGTGAGCTTGCTGTATCAAAGAGAACAATAA
- the tsaD gene encoding tRNA (adenosine(37)-N6)-threonylcarbamoyltransferase complex transferase subunit TsaD — MIVLGLETSCDETGLALYDSELGLRGQVLYSQIKLHAEYGGVVPELASRDHVRKMIPLINQLLEQSGVKKQEIDAVAYTRGPGLMGALMTGALFGRALAFAFNKPAIGVHHMEGHMLAPLLSETPPEFPFVALLVSGGHTQLMAAYGIGQYELLGESIDDAAGEAFDKVAKMMKLPYPGGPNIAKLALQGDAKAFEFPRPILHQGLDFSFSGLKTAVSVQLKKLGDENRDADVAASFQEAVVDTLAKKSVKALKQTGLKRLVIAGGVSANLRLREQLETSLAKIKAQVYYAEPALCTDNGAMIAFAGYQRLKAGQHDGLAVTTTPRWPMTELQPT; from the coding sequence ATGATTGTTTTGGGCTTAGAAACTTCGTGTGATGAAACTGGGTTAGCACTCTATGATAGCGAGCTCGGCTTACGTGGACAGGTTCTATATAGCCAAATCAAATTGCATGCAGAATATGGTGGTGTCGTTCCCGAATTAGCTTCTCGTGACCATGTTCGCAAGATGATTCCTTTGATTAATCAGCTGCTTGAGCAAAGTGGTGTCAAAAAACAAGAGATTGATGCGGTTGCTTATACTCGTGGTCCAGGGCTGATGGGAGCATTGATGACAGGTGCCTTATTCGGTCGTGCCTTGGCTTTTGCTTTTAATAAGCCTGCAATTGGTGTGCATCATATGGAAGGTCATATGCTTGCCCCATTACTTTCAGAAACTCCACCGGAATTTCCGTTTGTAGCTTTATTGGTTTCAGGCGGTCATACTCAATTAATGGCAGCCTATGGAATTGGTCAATACGAATTGCTTGGTGAGTCAATTGACGATGCAGCGGGTGAAGCCTTTGATAAAGTCGCAAAAATGATGAAACTGCCTTATCCGGGTGGTCCCAATATTGCGAAATTGGCGTTACAGGGCGATGCCAAAGCTTTTGAATTCCCGCGACCAATATTGCATCAAGGTTTGGATTTTTCTTTTAGCGGTCTTAAAACTGCGGTTTCAGTACAACTGAAAAAGTTAGGCGATGAAAATCGTGATGCGGATGTGGCTGCATCTTTCCAAGAGGCTGTTGTCGATACGCTCGCTAAAAAATCAGTAAAAGCTTTAAAACAAACAGGTTTAAAACGTTTGGTGATTGCGGGTGGTGTCAGTGCCAATTTAAGATTGCGAGAGCAATTAGAAACGTCATTGGCAAAGATTAAGGCACAAGTGTATTACGCCGAACCTGCTTTATGTACAGATAATGGCGCCATGATTGCCTTTGCTGGATATCAGCGTTTAAAAGCTGGGCAACATGATGGATTGGCGGTGACAACCACACCAAGATGGCCAATGACTGAGTTACAGCCGACCTAA
- the rpsU gene encoding 30S ribosomal protein S21, whose product MPQVKLKEGEPVDVAIRRFKRSCEKAGVLADVRKREFYEKPTQERKRKKAAAVKRYQKKLTRESVRTTRLY is encoded by the coding sequence ATGCCACAAGTTAAGTTGAAAGAAGGCGAACCAGTAGACGTAGCTATCCGTCGTTTCAAACGTTCATGCGAAAAAGCGGGTGTTTTAGCTGACGTTCGTAAGCGCGAATTCTATGAGAAACCAACTCAAGAACGTAAGCGCAAAAAAGCTGCTGCAGTTAAGCGTTATCAAAAGAAATTGACTCGCGAATCTGTACGTACTACTCGCCTTTACTAA
- a CDS encoding GatB/YqeY domain-containing protein gives MNTLKNQITDVLKNSMRAKDMATVTVIRGVQAAIKQIEVDERIELDDAQVLAVIEKQIKQRKESIKAFSGAGRDDLASKEQAEVEVISQFLPAAMTEEELDSIIEQTIAAQEATSMKDMGKVMNSLRPIIAGRADPAQVSAKIKAKLS, from the coding sequence ATGAATACTTTAAAAAACCAAATTACTGACGTGTTAAAAAACTCAATGCGTGCCAAAGATATGGCAACAGTAACGGTTATTCGTGGTGTACAGGCAGCAATTAAGCAAATCGAAGTCGATGAGCGCATTGAGCTTGACGATGCTCAGGTTCTTGCGGTCATTGAAAAGCAAATTAAACAACGTAAAGAATCGATCAAGGCCTTTTCTGGCGCTGGTCGAGATGATTTAGCTAGTAAGGAACAAGCCGAAGTTGAGGTTATTTCTCAATTTCTACCAGCAGCTATGACTGAGGAAGAACTTGATTCCATCATTGAGCAAACGATTGCTGCTCAAGAAGCTACTAGCATGAAAGATATGGGTAAGGTGATGAATTCTCTACGTCCGATCATAGCCGGGCGTGCCGATCCTGCACAAGTATCTGCTAAAATTAAAGCAAAATTAAGCTAA
- a CDS encoding GFA family protein, whose translation MIQGQCLCGAVQYQYHGEIENSILCYCTDCQQAQGSIAGWNSPIERNKFELISGREQLKEYFHTPNKARVFCQNCASPLYSYRMDLPNIIRLRLGTVTAGEIPVPKEEFFLEHKPKFIELR comes from the coding sequence ATGATTCAAGGACAATGTTTGTGTGGTGCTGTGCAGTATCAATATCATGGGGAAATTGAAAATAGTATTCTATGTTACTGCACTGATTGCCAGCAGGCACAAGGTTCTATCGCGGGTTGGAATAGTCCAATTGAGCGAAACAAATTCGAGCTGATTTCTGGGCGTGAGCAACTGAAAGAATATTTTCATACACCAAATAAGGCACGGGTATTTTGTCAAAACTGTGCCAGTCCACTTTATTCCTATCGTATGGATTTACCCAATATTATTCGTTTACGTCTCGGTACGGTAACAGCAGGAGAGATACCAGTGCCAAAGGAAGAATTTTTTCTAGAGCATAAACCAAAATTTATTGAACTAAGATAA